From a single Solenopsis invicta isolate M01_SB chromosome 4, UNIL_Sinv_3.0, whole genome shotgun sequence genomic region:
- the LOC105195723 gene encoding LOW QUALITY PROTEIN: zinc finger protein Elbow (The sequence of the model RefSeq protein was modified relative to this genomic sequence to represent the inferred CDS: inserted 1 base in 1 codon): MLTSSANQYLRPDHYLTPLPTTLDAKKSPLALLAQTCSQIGADPPSNKSLLSSLDKTSSNRSSKSSAEQSREKSSPAVTTASATVPTSASESTKTSFKPYESCLGREKACTPDESRSTSSGHSTSGRSRTPGNNGSKRCPSNQSAASTRAVTPQGRKTATPNGEVSTRDSPSSRNSAPLVPTSGTVAAVDASTSQPTVSSPSLQAKPAYSPVSVLAMADPSIKDLPLGTFKPGVIPASTAAYLGYSPSQLPIDVMANSLMSHHAALKNGINPYLYARLKSTGGPTVADSLMPICRDPFCTGCQLNSHLLSNPATAAAAAVASIANGKLPSGASATPGSCPAGCAQCDHKPGGSVSPYGSLGAVYAHAQLAALAAGTQLPYVCNWIAGDTAYCGKRFTTSEELLQHLRSHTNVSAVAAASGATEAAALSLLPGPPPALHPTHPLFARXYPTPPLSPLATARYHPYGKPSPLLTPSLSTLGLPLPPPPPPPPPHPHATAGLAYFSPYSIYGSRLGATSGMHQ, encoded by the exons CTGGATGCGAAGAAGAGTCCACTCGCGCTGCTCGCACAGACCTGCAGTCAGATAGGAGCGGATCCACCGTCCAACAAATCGTTACTAAGTTCCTTGGACAAGACATCGAGTAACAGATCATCCAAAAGCAGTGCGGAGCAGTCTCGTGAAAAGTCATCGCCCGCGGTAACCACGGCGTCAGCCACGGTGCCAACGTCGGCGAGCGAATCGACGAAGACGAGTTTCAAACCGTACGAATCCTGCCTGGGGCGTGAGAAAGCGTGCACGCCGGACGAATCGCGATCGACGTCGAGCGGCCACTCGACGTCCGGTCGATCGAGGACCCCCGGAAATAACGGCAGCAAACGATGCCCGAGCAACCAGAGTGCCGCGTCAACGCGCGCGGTCACGCCGCAAGGTAGGAAGACGGCAACGCCGAACGGTGAAGTCAGCACGCGGGACTCACCGTCTTCTAGAAACTCGGCACCCTTGGTGCCAACGAGCGGTACGGTAGCTGCGGTGGACGCTTCGACGAGTCAACCAACCGTGAGTAGTCCCTCGTTACAAGCGAAACCCGCCTACAGTCCCGTCAGCGTGCTCGCGATGGCCGATCCATCTATCAAGGATCTACCATTGGGCACGTTCAAGCCCGGGGTCATCCCAGCGTCCACCGCCGCCTACTTGGGCTACAGTCCCAGTCAACTACCCATCGACGTGATGGCCAACTCGCTCATGTCCCATCACGCCGCCCTGAAGAACGGTATCAACCCCTATCTGTACGCCCGATTGAAAAGCACCGGCGGACCCACGGTGGCGGACAGCCTGATGCCGATATGCCGCGATCCCTTCTGCACCGGCTGCCAACTGAACTCGCACCTACTGTCGAACCCTGCGAccgctgcggcggcggcggtggccaGCATCGCCAATGGCAAATTGCCGTCGGGCGCGAGCGCGACGCCGGGTTCCTGTCCGGCCGGGTGCGCTCAGTGTGATCACAAACCCGGCGGCAGCGTTTCGCCCTACGGCTCGCTCGGCGCGGTTTACGCGCACGCGCAGCTCGCCGCGTTGGCCGCGGGCACGCAACTACCCTACGTGTGCAACTGGATCGCGGGAGACACCGCGTACTGCGGCAAGAGATTCACCACGTCCGAGGAACTGTTGCAACATCTGAGAAGTCATACGAACGTgtcggcggtggcggcggcgagcGGCGCGACCGAGGCCGCCGCGCTCTCCTTGCTGCCCGGGCCGCCTCCGGCGCTGCACCCGACTCATCCTCTGTTCGCGA CTTACCCTACGCCACCCTTGAGCCCGCTCGCCACCGCGCGCTACCATCCCTACGGAAAGCCCTCGCCGCTCCTCACGCCATCCCTGTCGACGCTCGGTCTGCCGcttccgccgccgccaccgccgcctccACCGCATCCGCACGCGACCGCCGGACTGGCGTATTTCTCGCCGTACTCTATCTACGGCTCTCGTCTGGGTGCCACCTCCGGGATGCATCAATGA